One Pyrus communis chromosome 13, drPyrComm1.1, whole genome shotgun sequence genomic window carries:
- the LOC137712164 gene encoding uncharacterized protein has translation MTEEFLEYHKVEDHYRVTVAGLHLEGDAAHWLRWFKMRYPISSWATFTTQLLQSFGPSDSLNFNMALSHISQTTIVEAYVGHFISPSCRTLDWTDAQLLGAFLGGLKDELQDDVVAQGPVSLSRAIELAQIYKHKQGCRPAACSGFFRASSYNPRPPMLHPSTPLPQPLNCGQQPPHPTLPQISQFFGLPKLKCALAVSKAFASTVITNTENDSLDPTSELAETVLLTPAVVEHLKHPLALHAISATKHACGHAMCLEGLINHILIQVFINSGADQSFLNPQVATRLGLPVDHSWTEAVIVVTCRCFHTKGLAHQVSVCLQGYTFTSDFHLLVVAGYDMVLGVNWLKTLGFIGWNFLLKVMEFSMHVTNYRLVGSFTSPQLGFSFPPGTKESIAYLGHIISAKGVTVDPSKIAAIMEWPTPSSVCVLWGFLGLAGYYRTFVSHFGLIAKPLTDLLKKDEFLWSKTADSAFSALKDALSTTSVLALSDFTKPFTIEYNVSNVGIEAVLSQDHHSIEFLSKPMAPKHQTFSVYDKEMLAVVFTVQKWCPYLLGHHFKILTDHQTLRYNYTLEYRSGASNTVVDALSRRPELLALIRLSTPLFDCVAELQASYTIDIQAFNILTGRALCYSDLFYLIVDPSASVSCTVEVVRNLCLWMVHHFSTNSPMLGSFSVKSQHHINCFEVFAEEIRDLTTVEDEYLRAMQGKGKGKGNDREIA, from the exons ATGACGGAAGAGTTTTTGGAATACCATAAGGTCGAGGACCACTACCGCGTGACAGTGGCTGGTCTCCATCTGGAAGGTGATGCTGCCCATTGGCTCCGTTGGTTTAAGATGCGGTACCCCATCTCCTCTTGGGCCACCTTTACAACACAGTTGCTTCAGAGTTTTGGGCCATCCGACTCCTTGAATTTCAACATGGCCTTGTCCCACATCTCACAAACAACCATAGTCGAGGCTTATGTGGGCCATTTCATTAGCCCATCGTGCCGCACTCTGGATTGGACTGATGCTCAACTCTTGGGCGCATTCTTGGGCGGCCTCAAGGATGAACTACAGGATGACGTTGTTGCTCAAGGGCCAGTTTCCCTCTCACGGGCCATTGAACTAGCTCAGATTTACAAGCATAAACAGGGATGTCGTCCAGCAGCATGCTCTGGCTTCTTCCGTGCCTCTTCCTACAACCCTCGACCTCCAATGCTTCACCCATCAACCCCTCTTCCACAACCACTCAACTGCGGCCAACAACCACCACACCCAACCCTCCCCCAAATAAGCCAGTTCTTCGGCTTACCTAAGCTGAAATGCGCACTTGCTGTGAGCAAGGCCTTCGCTTCAACTGTGATAACCAATACCG AGAATGACAGCCTTGACCCTACTTCGGAGTTAGCTGAAACCGTGCTCCTAACCCCGGCCGTTGTCGAACATCTTAAGCACCCCTTAGCCCTTCACGCTATCTCAGCAACGAAGCATGCCTGTGGCCATGCTATGTGCCTGGAAGGTCTCATCAACCACATCCTCATTCAAGTGTTTATTAATTCTGGGGCTGATCAAAGCTTTCTCAATCCACAAGTGGCCACTCGTTTGGGATTGCCTGTGGATCATTCATGGACTGAGGCAGTCATAGTGGTAACATGTCGATGTTTTCACACAAAGGGGTTAGCTCATCAGGTCTCCGTATGCCTTCAAGGGTATACATTCACTAGTGACTTCCACCTCTTGGTTGTAGCTGGGTACGACATGGTTTTGGGCGTAAATTGGCTCAAGACCTTAGGATTCATTGGTTGGAACTTTCTTCTCAAGGTCATGGAGTTCTCCATGCACGTGACAAATTATCGCTTGGTAGGGTCGTTCACCTCACCCCAGCTCGGGTTCTCTTTTCCTCCGGGTACTAAG GAGTCCATTGCCTATTTAGGGCATATCATCTCAGCTAAGGGAGTTACAGTTGATCCTTCTAAAATTGCTGCCATTATGGAATGGCCGACCCCCTCTTCTGTCTGTGTTCTTTGGGGTTTTTTGGGGCTCGCCGGTTATTATCGTACGTTCGTCAGCCACTTTGGTCTTATTGCCAAACCTCTTACAGACTTACTTAAGAAAGACGAGTTTCTATGGTCCAAGACAGCTGACAGCGCCTTCTCGGCTCTCAAGGATGCTTTATCCACTACCTCAGTCTTAGCACTTTCTGACTTTACTAAACCTTTCACCATTGAGTACAATGTTTCCAATGTCGGAATCGAAGCCGTATTATCTCAGGACCACCACTCCATTGAGTTCCTTAGTAAGCCCATGGCACCTAAACACCAAACCTTCTCCGTGTATGATAAGGAGATGCTTGCGGTGGTGTTCACTGTCCAAAAGTGGTGCCCATACTTGCTTGGTCACCACTTCAAGATACTCACAGACCACCAAACACTTCG GTATAACTATACCTTGGAGTACCGCTCGGGAGCTTCCAATACAGTCGTTGATGCCTTGTCCCGCCGGCCAGAACTCCTTGCCTTGATAAGGCTTTCCACACCACTGTTTGATTGCGTGGCAGAGCTTCAAGCTTCATATACCATCGACATTCAAGCTTTCAACATCCTCACT GGAAGGGCGTTGTGCTATAGTGATTTGTTCTATCTCATCGTTGATCCTTCTGCTTCAGTCTCTTGCACAGTAGAAGTGGTGCGCAACCTTTGCCTTTGGATGGTTCATCACTTCTCAACGAACTCAcccatgcttggcagcttcagtgtaaagagccaacaCCATATCAACTGTTTTGAGGTATTTGCTGAGGAAATTCGAGACCTAACgacagttgaagatgagtacttgagagcaatgcaag GCAAGGGCAAGGGTAAAGGAAATGACagggagattgcatga
- the LOC137711861 gene encoding uncharacterized protein: MISGSQQHGASGSTTCIIKATGGGAFKYADLFKEKLGISLDKADEMDCLVAGANFLLKLGGGYLFGLPVGFVADSIGSTLGAGAAFLLGRTAAADDQIQVIEMIKLLETRGSKTF; this comes from the exons ATGATTTCAGGCTCCCAACAACACGGAGCTTCCGGGAGCACGACGTGCATTATTAAG GCCACAGGTGGTGGGGCATTCAAGTACGCAGATCTTTTTAAAGAAAAGCTTGGGATTTCTCTTGACAAGGCAGATGAAATGGACTGTCTTGTGGCCGGAGCAAATTTTCTGCTTAAG CTCGGTGGTGGTTATCTTTTTGGGCTACCTGTTGGCTTTGTTGCTGATTCAATTGGATCCACTTTAGGTGCAGGGGCTGCTTTCCTTCTCGGAAGAACT GCTGCAGCTGATGATCAGATTCAAGTTATTGAGATGATTAAGCTCTTGGAAACAAGGGGTTCGAAGACTTTTTAA